The Stigmatella ashevillena genomic sequence ATCGCCGACCAGACGAACCTGCTGGCGCTCAACGCCGCCATCATCGCCGCCCAGGCCGGTGAGCACGGAAGGCCCTTCGGCGTGGTCGCCAACGAGATCCGCGGGCTGGCCGAGCGCTCCGCGCGCTCCACCCGGGAGATTTCCACCCTGGTGTCGGGCGTGCGCGCGGAGGTGGACACCACGGTGGTGCTGGTGAGGGAAGGCCGCGAGCAGGCCACCACGGGCGCCCTTTTGGGAGACCGGGCGGCCACGGCCCTGGTGGAGATCCGCAACATCACCCAGCGCACCTTCGCGGCGGTGGAGTCCACGGTGGAGGAGACCCGGCGCCTGGAGCAGCAGGGCTCCACGGTCATCGAAGCCAGCCAGCGGGTGGCCACCCGGGTAGACGATGTGACGAGGGCCGCCATCGAGCACGCCGGACAGGCCCGGGAGCTGGTGCGAAAAACCGGCGAGATGGTGCGTCTGGCGCGCGATGCCTCGGAGAAGGTGGAGGGACAGGCCCGCGCGGGAAACATGCTGTCCGAGTCGGTGGTGCGACTGACGGCCGCCATCGATGGCATCCGCAAGGCACACGCGGTGCTCACCCGGGGCGAAGTCTCCATCCGTGACGAGGTCGCCCGCGTCCGGGAGGATGCGCGCCGGGTCATTCGCAGCGGCGATGAGCTGAGCCGCACCGTGGATCAGCTCGGACACGAGACGGTGAGCCTGGAGTCGGAGGTGTTCCGCTTCCGCCTGCCCCAGCCCCACTCCGGAGGCGAGCTGCGCGTGGGCATCCACCAGGCGGCGGCCCTGCGCGCGCGCCTGACGCTGGATCCGCTCTTCAGCGTGGAGAACCAACTGGCGGAGCTGTGCGCCTGCGTCTTCTCCAACCTGCTCCGGCTCGAGGATGGGGTGCTCGTGCCGGACCTGGCCGAGCGCTGGGAGATGGACCCCTCGGCCCGCATCTTCTGCTTCTCCCTGCGCCGGGGCGTCTCCTTCCATGATGGAACCGCGCTGACGGCCTACGACGTGAAGCGCCACTTCGAGCGGCTGCTGGACCCCATGGTGCGCTCGCCGGACCGCTCGCTGCTGGAGGACATCGAGGGGGCCGGGCCCTTCACGGCGGGCACCACGCGCGACGTGAGCGGCCTGCGCGTCCTCAATGAGGCGACGCTGGAGATCCGCCTGCGCGAGCCCAAGGCGTTCTTCCTCCACCTGCTGGCCCTGACGCCCACGGCGATCGCCCGGGTGGACTCGGATGGGCGGTTGCTGGGAACCGGCCCCTACCGCCTGGAGCGCTTCGAGACCGACCGCATTCTCATGGAGCGCAACCCCACCTATTTCCGCCGCGAGCTGCCGTGGCTGGACCGGCTCGAGTTCCGGCTGATGGACTCGCGACAGGAGGCGCTGGATCAGCTCCAGGACGGCAAGGTGGAGTTCGTCTCCTTCCTCTACGCGCAGCAGGCCCAGTCCCCCGGAATGGAGGAACTTCAGACGGCCGCCAGCTCCACTCCCTCCACCGCCTTCGTGGGCCTCAACCTACGCGAGTCGCTCTATGACGACATGCGCGTGCGCAGGGCCATCCGCGCGGGGTTGGACATTCCCTCGTTGGTGGAGCAGTTCCACCCCGGCGCGCGCATGGCGCGGACGCTCACCCCACCCGAGCTGCTCCAGGGCCTGGAGCCCGGAAGCATGCCAGGGCCAGACCTGGCGCGGGCCGAGCAGCTCCTCCAGGAGGCCGGGGTGCGCATGGTGCCGCTCACGCTCTACCACCCCGCAGGGCGGGACTCCTCCGAGGAGGACGCGGTGTTGTTCCGGCCGCTCGTCGAGGCGGGGCTGCTGGAGCTGCGCCACGTGGAGCTGCCCTCACAGGACTACACCACCCGCCTGCGCGAAGGGCGCATCCCCGCCTTCCGCACCCTGTGGATCGCCGACTACCCGGATCCGGACAACTTCCTCTACTTCCTGCTGAACTCGAACGCGCAGAACATCTATCCGCTCGGCTACCGCAACCTGGCGCTGGACCGGCTGACGGCCGAGGCCCGGGTGTCCATTGATCCGGACCTGCGCCACCAGCTCTACCTGCGCGCCGAGGCGATCTGCGAACAGGACTGTCCCCTCATCCCCCTCTACCACGACCGCATCTACGCCGTGGCGAGCCCCGCGGTGCAGGGCTTGCGGCTGCACATGACGCCGCCCCAGGTGCGCTTCGAGGACCTGTGGCTGGACTCCGACGCGGCCCGGTAACCTCCTTGCAGTCTCAGGGACGGGCCCGCCGGGTGCCCGTGAGGCCATGCCGCTGGGGCCAGCCGCGCGTCTCGGCCTGTCCCTGGAGCCCCAGATCGAACGCCTCCAGCCGCCACGTGCCCTCCCGCTCCAGCACGACGTAGAGAAACCGGTCCACGTGCGTTGCCCCCGCGACGCGGGGATCCCCGGCCAACGGACACACCGCCAGCTCCGTCCCTCCCGCGAACAGCTGCAGGTAGGTTCGCGCGACGCCTCCATCCGGGGTGATGTCACTGAGGGTGCCCACCACGCCCCCTCTCACCAGCGAGGCCTCATGCAGGAGGCTCACCGAGCCCGGCGGAGCCACGGGCACTTCCCACCGGGTGCCTCCGTCCTGAGCCGCCAGCGCGCGCAGCACGAGCTGCCCCGTCTGCGGCGTGCACGGGGCGCCGCCATCCTCGCAGGTTCTCGCGAAGGCATAGCCGGTGCCATCCAGCAGCAGCGTGGGCTCCTCCAAGGGACGCCGCTCCTCTCCCCAGGACACGGGCGAGAAGGCGCCGCCATCGGTGCTGGCGAACGCGCGGGCTCCCGTGAAGAGCCACCCACCGGCCACCGCCAGCGAAGCACCGGCCTCTCCGGGCGGGCCCCCATCGCCGGCCGCGTCCACCAGGGGCACGGTGTCAAACCCCGGGCCGGCATCCGCTGGCTCCGCGAACACCACCCGGTCCCCCCCTTCGGTGCTCAGCACCACCCGGCCCTGCTCATCGAGCGCCACGCGGGCGCCCGTTCCTCCAAAACCCTCCACCGGTCCAACCCGGAGCACGCCCCCATCCACGCCCAGCCGCACGAGCGTCGACCGCCCGCCGTCAGGCCCCGCATCCTCTCCGCCCTCCGCGAAACCACTCCACGACACGAGCGCCACCACCTCCTCCTCGGCACTCACCGCCGTGCGTCCCACCCCCGTGGACGGCACATCCCCATCCAACCCCTCTCCCGCCTCTCTCAGCGGGGCATTCCACAGGCGCTCGCCCGGGCTCGCCAGGGCATAGCGCTCCAAGCCTTCGGACTCCCGAACCAGCACCCCTGCATCGGACACGGCCAGCAACGTGCGCACCCCTCCATCCGGATAGGGGGCCTCGAAGCGCTGCAAGCCGTTGCCGGTAAAGGAGACGAGCCGGCATCCCGCGTCCTCGCCGCAGACCGAGGCGAAGAGCGCCCCCTCATGGGACAGCAGCACCTGCCCTCCGTCCTCCGCCACGGGCGCTCCGCCGAGCGGCGCGGAGAACTGAGAGACGAGGTCCTCTACGGGCGGACGCACGCAATCGCCACTGCGGCACCGGCCCTCGCCTTGGCAAGGCGTCCCAGGCGCACACAGAAACCCCTCGGGGGTGGGCAGGGTGCGGCAGCTTCCAAAGAGGCACAGGTTCGCGGTCTTGCAGTTGGTGGGGCCGCACACCGTGTAATCGGCGGCATCCCGCTCACCGCAGCCGCTCTCCCGGTCACACACGCCCACCCGGCAAGGATTCGAGGGCTGGGGACACGTCACATCCGACGTCACACAGCCTTCCGTGGGAGAGCACGCATCCACCGTGCAGGGGTTGTCGTCATTGCACGTGCGAGGGGCACCCACACACTCGCCCGACTGACAGCGGCCATTCTCCTGGCACCGGCTGGAGGGGATGCAGGCTTTCCCATCCGGCGACAGCGTCTCCACGCAGAGGCCCGGCTCCAGCTCGAAGCGGGCCTCGCGGCACTGCATCGAGGGCACACAGGCCAAGGGCCTGACCCCCTCGCCTCTCAGCACCACGGTCTCCGTCCGGCGGCCGGCCACCAGGGTCAGGACCCCTTGGGCCTGGCCTTCGCCCGCGGTGAACACCACCACCACCTCCACCGCCCCTCCGCCTGGAACGGACACCGTCTGCGGGGCCACCGAGAAGGGGGCTCCGGCCGTCGCCGTCACGAGCGCCTCCGCGCGGCCAGTGCCCAGCAACGTCACCGTGCGCTGGACCTGGCTGCCCTCCAGCACCCGGCCAAAGTTCACCTCGGCCTGCTCGGGCCGGAAGTCCCCCCGCGAGTTGCCGAGCCCTGGGCCGTCACACCGGCAGGCGCCGGAGAACACGAGCGCCACGAGGAACAGGAACCAAGGCCGTGTGCGAAGCATGGGCCGGACTTAACCAGCTTCGGGAAGGCCTCTGAAGGGGAAGCAGCGCCGGGGTGTCAGGTAACGGGGGTGCGCCGCCGTGCCAAGGTCCGGATGACCACGGCCAGCACCCCGATGAGGACCAGGACCCCCACGGCCATCTGATAGCGCGCCATCAGCCCTTCCAGGCGCTCAAGGTTCCCGCCCACCGCCCGGCCCACGGAGAGCACCAACGCGTTGTGGGCCATGGCGGACAGGGCGCCCAGTAGCAGGGCGTTGCGCCGGGGCATGTGGGCCGCCCCGGCGGCGATGAAGATGACCCCACGAATTCCGGGCAAAAAGCGGTTGGCCAGCAACAGCCAGGGCCCTCCGCGCCTCATCCTCGCCTGAACCTCCACCAATCGGGCGTGCGTGAGGCCGAAGAAGCTCGTGTCTGGCTTTGCCTCGAAGCGCCGTGCTAGCCAAGTGCCAAACCAGTAGTTGATGGCCGCGCCGGCGACGCTGCCCACCGTCACCACCACGAAGACGAGGGGCCAGGGGTGGTCCCCCCGCACCGCGTACACCCCTCCCAGCAAGGTGATGGTATCCCCGGGGAAGGGCGGCACCAGGTACTCCAGCATCGCCGCCAGGCCCAGGATGAGCACCCCCGCCAGCCCCAACGCCATGATGAGGTTGTCGAGGTACTCCACCATCCACACACCCGCCTTTCAGAGCCTTCCGCTTCATCTGGTTCACCGCCCTGCCCCTTGCAACCCCGTTTGGCGCGTGCCACGCCGCGCCGTAAGATGGAGGACACCCACGTGGTGAGTTCCCGTCCCCGAGAGCAGAACGCATGACCGAACGCCCCATCGGCGGCAGGTACATCTTGGAGCGAAGAATCGCAGGAGGAGGGATGGGTGCCATCTGGATGGCGCTCGACAGCCAACTCCAACGGCACGTGGCGCTCAAGCAGATGGCCTCCCATCGCGTCTCCTCCGCCGAAGACCGGCAGCGGTTCGCCCGAGAGGCGAAGGCCATTGCCCGGCTCCACCACCCCCATGTCGTCCAAGTGCACGACTACGGGGTCGATGGCGATGTGCCCTACATCGTCATGGAGCTGCTCGAGGGAGAGGACCTCGAAGCCCTGCTGGAGCGGCGGCAGCGGCTCACCCCCGCCGCGGTGACCCCGCTGCTCCTCCAGGTGGCGCGGGCGCTCGACGCGGCCCACGCGGCCGGCATCGTCCACCGGGACCTCAAGCCGGCCAACCTCTTCCTCGCCCGCGTAGACGGCGAGGAGGTGCTCAAGGTGCTCGACTTCGGGCTGGCCCTGTTGAACGAAGGCACCGAGCCCGCGCCCCAGGGCAAGGAGCTGGCAGGGACGCCCCGGTACATGAGCCCCGAGCAGATGCGGGGCCTGACCCGGCTGGACCGCCGCAGCGATCTCTGGTCCCTCGGCATCGTGCTCTACCGGTGCCTCACCGGTCAGTTCCCGTTCTCCGTGGATGCGTTGGAGGCCCTGCGCGACGGCACCTCCGCGCCCAGCTTCCTGCCCATCTCCCAGGTGGCGCCCGAGCTGGGCAAGGAGGCGGACGGCTTCTTCGCGCGCGCGCTGGCGCCAGAGCCTGCCCAGCGCTTCGCGTCCGCCCAGGAGATGGCGGTGGCGTTCTCCGCGCTGGTGCTGGCGGGCAGGCCCAACCGGCCCTCGAAGATCCTGATCGTGGACGACGAGCCCGACACGATCCTCGTGATGCAGCAGCGCTTCCGCAAACAGATCGAAGCCGCGGCCTACGAGCTGATCTTCGCCACCAACGGGGAGGAGGCCCTCGAGAAGCTGCGGCAACACCCGGACACGGATGTCGTCCTCACGGACCTCAACATGCCGAAGATGGACGGGCTGTCGTTCCTGGCCCGGGTGGGCGAGGTGAACTCCCTCGCCAAGGTCATCATCGTCTCGGCCTACAGCGACATGAGCAACATCCGGACGGCGATGAACCGGGGGGCCTTCGACTTCCTGGTGAAGCCCGTGAGCTTCCAGGACCTGAAGACCACGCTGGAGAAGACGCTCAAGCACGTGGGGGAGCTGCGCCGGATGCTGCGCTCCACCGAGGAGAACGACCTGCTGCGGATGTTCGTGCACGGCGGCGTCGTGGAGCGGGTGCTCTCGGCGGTCCGCACCCCCCTGGGGGTGGCCGGGGAGCGCGTGGAGGCCACCGTGGTGTTCATCGACGTGAAGAACTTCCTTCCCGTCACCCGCAGCGAGCTGCCCGACGCGGCCATTCGCCGGCTGAACGCCAACTTCGAGATCATCGTCTCCGAGCTGGTCTCCTCGGGGGGCGTGGTGGACAAGTTCGTGGGAGACGCGGTGATGGCCGTGTTCCGGGGCCAGGGCCACCTGGGCCGGGCCATCGATGCCTGCCTCCAGACACGCCAGCGGCTGAGCGACCTGGCCTTCCGCAGCGGCGAGCACTCCGCCTACACGCACGGGGTGAGCATCGGCCTGGCCTCCGGCGAGCTGCTCTCCGGGAGCATCGGGGCCAAGGCGCTGGGCCGCCTGGACGCCACGGTGCTCGGGGACGTGGTGAACACGGCCGCATGGCTCGCCGCCCTGGCCAGCAAGGATCAGCTCCTCATCCCCGCAGCGCTCCGCGAGCGGCTGGAGTCCAGCTTCGAATGCCAGGGGGCAGGCGCCCACCTGCTTCCGGGCCAGAAGACGCCCGTGCCTCTCTACAACATCGTGCACCGGAAAGATGCCGTGGTCTCGACCTCGGATCCCACGGCGTCGACCCCCCCGCGCAAGGAGCGAGCTGATCCCCGCATGGTCGCACTCAATGAAGGAGGGGACTAAGCCATGTGGCTCATCATGAACCCTGGCCTGCTCACGGAGAGCGTGGTGCCGCTGCCCGAGGGCCCCACGAGCATCGGCCGGACGGAGGAGAACAGCCTCTGCGTGCTCCACGCCAGCCTGTCGCGCCGGCACGCCCGGGTGGAGCGCCGCGGCGAGCACGTGGTGCTCTTCGACCTGAACAGCAAGAACGGGACGTTCCTCGGTGAAAGCCGGGTGGACCAGCGCGAGCTGCGCGTCGGGGACACCTTCCGGTGCGGCGAGGTGTCCTTCAAGCTGGTGGCGGCGCTGGGCGAAGTGAAGCCCACGCACGTCCAGCCGCTCCGCACCCGCTTCTCGCCCGCCTCCATGGAGGAGCTGCTCTCCGAGCAGACCCTCACCAACAACTCCATCCTCAAGGTCCGGCAGATGGCCGGAGGGGACAGCCGCATCGCCGACAAGCTCCAGGTGCTGCTCAAGGTGAGCCACCTCTTGTCCGAGCTGGGCCCCATCGACGAGATGCTGGAGCGCATCATCCAGCTCGTCTTCCAGATCCTCGAGGTGGACCGGGCCGCCATCTTCCTGGTGGACGCCTCGAGCGGCGCGCTGCGCCCCCGGGTGGCGCGGCTCTCCTCGGGCCAGACGCCCTCCCAGTCCTTCTACAGCCAGCAGATCGTCGATTATGTGCGCACCCGCAGCGTGGCAGCGCTCTTCGCAGATGCCTTGCAGGACTCCCGGCTGGATGGCGCCTCTTCGGTGATGTTGCAGTCCATCCAGGGCTCCATGTGCGTGCCGCTCAAGGCGCGCGACGAGGTGCTGGGCGTGCTGTACGTGGACAACCTCACCCAGGCGAACCGCTTCACCCAGGAGGACCTGGAGTTCCTCACCGCCTTCGGCAACCAGGCCGCCATCGCCCTGGAGATCTCCCTGCTCTCGCAGCGGCTGGCGGAGGAGGCCGCGCTGCGCAACTCCTACCTGCGCTTCTTCCCTCCCTCCGTCATCAAGAAGATCCAGGGCTCACGCGGGGCCCCGCTGGACATCGTCGAGACGGAGGTGACCGTCCTCTTCTCGGACATCACCGGCTTCACCTCCCTGTCCTCCACCCTGAACCCCCGCCAGGTGGTGGACCTGCTCAACGAGTACTTCCCCGTCATGGCCGACATCGTCTTCCGCCACGAGGGGACGCTCGAGAAGTACATCGGCGATGCGCTGATGGCGGTGTGGGGCGCGCCGTTTCCCCAGCCGGATGACGCGGACCGGGCCCTGCGCGCCGCGGTGGAGATGCAGCGCGCGCTGGTGGACCTGAACGCGCGCTGGCGGGAGCAAGGCAAGCCGGAGCTTCAGATTCACGTGGGGCTCAACACGGGCCGGGTCGCCGCGGGCAACATCGGCTCGGAGCACTACCTGCAATACGCCACCATCGGAGACGCCACCAACGTCGCCAGCCGCATCTGCAGCGCGGCCGAGGCCGGAGAGATTTGCATCGCCGAGACCACGCTCCAGCGCTGCGCTGTGCGGCCCTGGCCGCTGGCGAAGCTGGCGCCCGTTCACGTCAAGGGCAAGACGGAACCCCTGACGCTGTACCGGGTGGACTGGCGGGACGCGCCCCCGACATGAGGGGCGCGGGCCTCGCGCTCACTCGGCGTCCTGGCCGAGCCGATCGGGTTTGACGAGGGTGATCTGCCCGCCCTCGTAGGACAGCAGCCCCTCGCGGACGTAGAAGCGAAGCCACTTGTTGGTGCTCTCCCGGGTGAGGCCGCACAGGTTGGCCAGCTCGGACTGGGTGAGCTTCGGGGTGATGGTGATGCCCTGGGCAGCGGGCTGGCTCTGGTGCTCCGCCAGCTCCAGCAAGACACGCACCAAGCGCGTGCGCGCATCCAGGAACGTCGTGTCGTGGACGAGCTGCGTGACACGCCGGACCAGACGGCTCAGCGTGGACAGCAGGCCCATGGCCACGCGGGGACGCTCCTCCAGGAAGCGGCGGAAGTCCTCACGCTGGAGGCTCAAGAGGTCGGCCTCCTCCCGCGCCACGGCGTCCGTCGAGCGCGGCTCCTCGTCCAACAGGGCCAGCTCCCCAAAGAAGTCGCCCCGGTCGAGCAACGCCAGAATCACCTCCTTGCCCTCATCCGAGCTGAGGCGGATGGCCACCTCGCCCTTGCGAACGATGTAGAGCGCCGTTCCCACATCGCCTTGATGAAAGATGACCTCGCCCTTGGCATAGCGCCGGGACCGCAAGAGCGAGGACAGGTGTTCCAGTTCCTCTGCATCCAGGTTTTCAAAGAGAGAGATTCGGGCCAGAAGTTGTGAATACGACATGGCGCTCCATCCTCCAGACTCGGTTCAGGCCGCCCCCGAGCATATGCCGGGGCAATGAGGGTGCCCCGGAACTCCTTTCAGAATCCTTCCCGCGAGGCGGAAGGTCTGTGAGCCGCTTCACTTTTCAACGGTGAGGGGCCTCACAGCCGCCCAATCCCAGGCGCCGTACGGTGCGTTCATCCCTTCCACGAGGAGAACCTCATGGCCGCCCAGAGCCGCGCCGCACTGTCCGCCTTCCCCAAGCCTTCCACCCCTCCCCGGAGCAAGCCCGTTGCCGTCCAACCCCGGAACGGAGGCGGCGAGGCGCTGACCCGGACCCTGCGGGAGACCAAGGACCGAGGCATGGAGCTGCTCGCCAAGGGGCGATGGGAGGCAGCGCTCGAGATGTTCCAGGAGGTGGTGCGCGCCGCCCCTGGCGAGCCCCACCACCATCAGAAGGTGGCCGAGCTGCTCCAGCGCCTCGGACGAACGCAGGAGGCCATCGCGGCGTATTCGCTGGCGGCGGAGTCCTGGGCCCAGACAGGCAAGCTCCTGCGCGCCATCGCCCTGTGCAAGCTCATCCTCCAACTCGATGGGACCCACACCGCGACCCAGTCCTTCCTGGCGAACCTCCAGGCCCGGCAGGACCCGCCTCGCGGCGTGCCTTCGCGCACGGCCCTGCCCCTGCCTCCCGGGTTGAAGCCCGCCCGGGCCCTGCCCGAGTCGGCCCCCCTCGCGCCGATGGCGCCCATCCCCCTGTTCGCTTCCCTGGGACGCGAGATGTTCCTGGAGATGCTCGCGGGCGTCGAGCGAAGCGTGTTCCAGGCGGGCGAGCGCATCCTCCAGGAGGGAGCCCCCGGCCGCTCCATGTTCGTCATCGTGGAAGGGGAGGTGAACGTGGTGCGCCAGGGCCAGGAGGGCCAGCCTTTCACCGTGGCCACCTTGGGAGAGGGCGGCTTCTTCGGAGAGATGGCCCTACTCTATGCGGTGCCCCGGCTCGCCAGCGTGGTGGCCGGAACGCGCACGGTGCTCCTGGAGTTCTCCCGGGATCGGATGGAGCACATCGCCACGCGCTACCCCCAGATGGCGGAGGTGGTGCAGCGCCTCTATCAGGGCCGACTGCTCGCCAATGTGCTGCGCAGCAATCCCCTCTTCGCCGCCTGGCCGGAGGCGCTCCAGCGCGGGGTGGCGCAAGCCTTCACCCCCATCGCCGTCCCGGCGGGCGAGGAACTGCTGACGCGGGGGCAACCCGCCCACCAGCTCTACTTCCTGCTGCGCGGCCACTGCACCGTCTTCCACAAACACCTGGATGGCCACGAGACGCCCTACCCTCACATGGAGGAAGGGGCCGTCTTCGGAGAGGTGTCCCTGCTGCGCAGCAGGCTCGTCACCGCCTCGGTCCGCACCACGACCCCCTGCGTGCTGCTGAAGCTGGAGCAAAACCACCTCGAGCGGCTCCTGATGACCTACCCCACCCTGCGTGAGGAATTGCGGCAACTGGGCTCCGAACGCTTGCTGCGCACCACGCAATTGCTGTCTGGGCAAACGCTGGCCCGCGCCTCGACGTGCGTGTGAACCCTTACTTCTGAAGAAGAGAGAGGCTCGCGGAAAGATTGCAACGCCACTGCACTCTTTCCCCTCCTGACGTCCCCCCAATGTTCACTTTTCACTACTTCACTCCAAGTATGGGCGTAGAAGGGCAAACCCTTTCTCAAGGGGCCCTTCCAGGAGTTTTCATTGAAGAAACGATTGGCATTGCTCGTATCGGGCTTGGCCCTCGCGGCATGCAGACCCGACGCAGGCGAGACCGAGGCTCCCTCCTCTTCCTCGACCCAAGTTCAAGAGCTGCCGGGAGATCCTACCTGTAAGTTGACGCCCAACGTGGCGACGGCACTT encodes the following:
- a CDS encoding Crp/Fnr family transcriptional regulator; this translates as MSYSQLLARISLFENLDAEELEHLSSLLRSRRYAKGEVIFHQGDVGTALYIVRKGEVAIRLSSDEGKEVILALLDRGDFFGELALLDEEPRSTDAVAREEADLLSLQREDFRRFLEERPRVAMGLLSTLSRLVRRVTQLVHDTTFLDARTRLVRVLLELAEHQSQPAAQGITITPKLTQSELANLCGLTRESTNKWLRFYVREGLLSYEGGQITLVKPDRLGQDAE
- a CDS encoding protein kinase domain-containing protein — its product is MGAIWMALDSQLQRHVALKQMASHRVSSAEDRQRFAREAKAIARLHHPHVVQVHDYGVDGDVPYIVMELLEGEDLEALLERRQRLTPAAVTPLLLQVARALDAAHAAGIVHRDLKPANLFLARVDGEEVLKVLDFGLALLNEGTEPAPQGKELAGTPRYMSPEQMRGLTRLDRRSDLWSLGIVLYRCLTGQFPFSVDALEALRDGTSAPSFLPISQVAPELGKEADGFFARALAPEPAQRFASAQEMAVAFSALVLAGRPNRPSKILIVDDEPDTILVMQQRFRKQIEAAAYELIFATNGEEALEKLRQHPDTDVVLTDLNMPKMDGLSFLARVGEVNSLAKVIIVSAYSDMSNIRTAMNRGAFDFLVKPVSFQDLKTTLEKTLKHVGELRRMLRSTEENDLLRMFVHGGVVERVLSAVRTPLGVAGERVEATVVFIDVKNFLPVTRSELPDAAIRRLNANFEIIVSELVSSGGVVDKFVGDAVMAVFRGQGHLGRAIDACLQTRQRLSDLAFRSGEHSAYTHGVSIGLASGELLSGSIGAKALGRLDATVLGDVVNTAAWLAALASKDQLLIPAALRERLESSFECQGAGAHLLPGQKTPVPLYNIVHRKDAVVSTSDPTASTPPRKERADPRMVALNEGGD
- a CDS encoding ABC transporter substrate-binding protein, which produces MGAKRYLFGFGLVGGLVSALLLGTLLQTFAHQELGSEGWLLLLTATPLLYLLGGWLSWFSWAGYRNRIRRRVITRLAEGDLAITTQAEFEGREDVRRLLSSLRRAISQVQRVTTNMHRTSTSVSEQARMLLEAARRQGQAVDHSLEAVSRMGETLQGAGQRVAQMDSFAHETTNALVEMTERLQQVGFALSSLDEFSHHTSELVQAMSERLDNIAAAGDELALFANEAESFVSVVGTGIDAVRRRASETNELAQAVTATAQRGEELVNDSVKGMYRVKETVRKAAEIVDSLGTRSREIGRIVDVIQEIADQTNLLALNAAIIAAQAGEHGRPFGVVANEIRGLAERSARSTREISTLVSGVRAEVDTTVVLVREGREQATTGALLGDRAATALVEIRNITQRTFAAVESTVEETRRLEQQGSTVIEASQRVATRVDDVTRAAIEHAGQARELVRKTGEMVRLARDASEKVEGQARAGNMLSESVVRLTAAIDGIRKAHAVLTRGEVSIRDEVARVREDARRVIRSGDELSRTVDQLGHETVSLESEVFRFRLPQPHSGGELRVGIHQAAALRARLTLDPLFSVENQLAELCACVFSNLLRLEDGVLVPDLAERWEMDPSARIFCFSLRRGVSFHDGTALTAYDVKRHFERLLDPMVRSPDRSLLEDIEGAGPFTAGTTRDVSGLRVLNEATLEIRLREPKAFFLHLLALTPTAIARVDSDGRLLGTGPYRLERFETDRILMERNPTYFRRELPWLDRLEFRLMDSRQEALDQLQDGKVEFVSFLYAQQAQSPGMEELQTAASSTPSTAFVGLNLRESLYDDMRVRRAIRAGLDIPSLVEQFHPGARMARTLTPPELLQGLEPGSMPGPDLARAEQLLQEAGVRMVPLTLYHPAGRDSSEEDAVLFRPLVEAGLLELRHVELPSQDYTTRLREGRIPAFRTLWIADYPDPDNFLYFLLNSNAQNIYPLGYRNLALDRLTAEARVSIDPDLRHQLYLRAEAICEQDCPLIPLYHDRIYAVASPAVQGLRLHMTPPQVRFEDLWLDSDAAR
- a CDS encoding adenylate/guanylate cyclase domain-containing protein encodes the protein MWLIMNPGLLTESVVPLPEGPTSIGRTEENSLCVLHASLSRRHARVERRGEHVVLFDLNSKNGTFLGESRVDQRELRVGDTFRCGEVSFKLVAALGEVKPTHVQPLRTRFSPASMEELLSEQTLTNNSILKVRQMAGGDSRIADKLQVLLKVSHLLSELGPIDEMLERIIQLVFQILEVDRAAIFLVDASSGALRPRVARLSSGQTPSQSFYSQQIVDYVRTRSVAALFADALQDSRLDGASSVMLQSIQGSMCVPLKARDEVLGVLYVDNLTQANRFTQEDLEFLTAFGNQAAIALEISLLSQRLAEEAALRNSYLRFFPPSVIKKIQGSRGAPLDIVETEVTVLFSDITGFTSLSSTLNPRQVVDLLNEYFPVMADIVFRHEGTLEKYIGDALMAVWGAPFPQPDDADRALRAAVEMQRALVDLNARWREQGKPELQIHVGLNTGRVAAGNIGSEHYLQYATIGDATNVASRICSAAEAGEICIAETTLQRCAVRPWPLAKLAPVHVKGKTEPLTLYRVDWRDAPPT
- a CDS encoding DedA family protein, with the protein product MVEYLDNLIMALGLAGVLILGLAAMLEYLVPPFPGDTITLLGGVYAVRGDHPWPLVFVVVTVGSVAGAAINYWFGTWLARRFEAKPDTSFFGLTHARLVEVQARMRRGGPWLLLANRFLPGIRGVIFIAAGAAHMPRRNALLLGALSAMAHNALVLSVGRAVGGNLERLEGLMARYQMAVGVLVLIGVLAVVIRTLARRRTPVT
- a CDS encoding cyclic nucleotide-binding domain-containing protein; this encodes MAAQSRAALSAFPKPSTPPRSKPVAVQPRNGGGEALTRTLRETKDRGMELLAKGRWEAALEMFQEVVRAAPGEPHHHQKVAELLQRLGRTQEAIAAYSLAAESWAQTGKLLRAIALCKLILQLDGTHTATQSFLANLQARQDPPRGVPSRTALPLPPGLKPARALPESAPLAPMAPIPLFASLGREMFLEMLAGVERSVFQAGERILQEGAPGRSMFVIVEGEVNVVRQGQEGQPFTVATLGEGGFFGEMALLYAVPRLASVVAGTRTVLLEFSRDRMEHIATRYPQMAEVVQRLYQGRLLANVLRSNPLFAAWPEALQRGVAQAFTPIAVPAGEELLTRGQPAHQLYFLLRGHCTVFHKHLDGHETPYPHMEEGAVFGEVSLLRSRLVTASVRTTTPCVLLKLEQNHLERLLMTYPTLREELRQLGSERLLRTTQLLSGQTLARASTCV